The nucleotide sequence AAAGAGCCAGAAGAATATTTTTTAAGTGCCAAACACATTCCTTCCAATCAAAAATTTACGGTGGCCAGCTGGGATGGCGGAGGAGTAAGAGGCATAATACCTATCACAATCATCCAAGACATCTGTAAGAGGAGCGGCCTAGATCCCTACGAATTTATTGATATGGGCATTGGCACATCCACAGGCGGGCTTTTATGCGCCGCTTACCTAGGCCAAAAAAATGATCAACCTTTATTTAAAGCCTCCACGCTTTCAGATTTTTGGAAGGACAAGATTGGAGAAGTTTTTCGCAATCATACCTGGCTTGCGCGTCTTTTTCCTCTTTCCGATGGAATATTTTGGGTAAAATATTCTGCAGATGGATTAGAGAAAGTCATCGGAGAAATCGCAGATAATACAATGGACATTAAAGCCAATATGTCTGCGCCCACCATTTTTACCTCTTATGATGCCACGGTAGGAAAGCCTTTTTATTTTAGATCAACAGATGTGGAGAACAGTTTAGATAAAACAATCTATAAAGTGAAAAGCGTTTTAAGATGCACAACAGCAGCTCCTGGCTATTTGCCAGCCGCTAAGATAACCATCGATCAGGAAGACCATGCCTTTTTAGATGGCGGCCTTGCCAACAACAATCCGAGCTTGATAGGATATATAGAAGCGCAAAACTTGGCGGGCTCAAGACCCATTCAAGTGCTATCTTTTGGAACGGGAGAAGTGGATTATACTGTTTCTTACAATCGAATCGCTCGCGCAGGATTTCTTGGCGTTGCCCCTGTTGTTTTCAATGCCTTCTTTGCTGCCATGGAAAACCATCCTACACAAGAGTTAAGCAAAACATTAAAGGACAATTTTCACCGTTTCCAAGTATATGGCCTTCCTTCGGAACATTCCGGGCTGGATGATGTGTCTTCCGTTCCTTATTTGGAAGAAGTAGCGCGAGAGTGGATCGAAAAGAACAATGATCTGCTAGAAACCGTCGCGTCTTCTTTAAAGCCCAAACTAGATCCAAGTGACCCTTATGCCAAAACCATTGAATTTTAATGATCGCTTCAAATCGCCTGAAGAGAATACCTATTCTTGGGTATAGGTTTCCTTTCCTTCAGGCATCCTAAAAGCCACTTAATTTATAGCTTAAATTTTAAAGCCTCTCCTTTACTTTCTCTGCTCTCTACTAATCCAAAAGATTGGTAGAAATGAAAAGGGTATACCGTGCAAAAATTTTATTCTCTCTAAAAAATCCTTTAAGGATAAAACAACTAGACATTGACAAAATATTAATTAAAGAGCAAATTCATTAGCCAAATTTTTACTAAATCAATAATTTTTATTATTAAACAACCATTTTTGTTGAAATTTGTAAACATATAGAAAGGGAGTAATAATGAATATCGGTAGAACTAATAGTTTACTTGATTCCTATGTCCTGTTGGGATTTGAAGGAGATGGAGTAGCGACGAAAACAGCAAAGCTTCTTAATCGAAAGCTCATTTCGATTAAAAGCCGGCCTTTTAATGATACGTCATCCCATATCAAGATTGATATCGAAGAAAGACTAGGGCTTGAACATAAAAAAGTCTGTCTGATCGCCGGAAACTGCCAAAAGGAAGGCAAAACCATCAATGACACGACAATGGAAATTTGTTTTGCCATTAATGCCGCTAAGCAAGCGGGAGCTGCAAAAATTTATCTTTATCTTCCTTACTTAGGATATGCCCGCCAAGATAAAGTATCTCTGCCGGGAGAATCCCTGTCCGCCTCTCTTGTTTTGCAATTCTTTAGTATGGCTGGCGCGAACAAGATTACCGTGCTAGATATTCATAATGAGGCAATTTTTGGATCTCTTATGGGGACATCCGCTGTCGGAGTTAATCATTTTGCGATGCAAGAGTTTGCAAACAAATTTAAGGAGAAACAAGAAAGCGGAGTTCGCCTTGAAAACTTAG is from Candidatus Protochlamydia phocaeensis and encodes:
- a CDS encoding patatin-like phospholipase family protein, which encodes MLPLNFDAVGSNPGEKEPEEYFLSAKHIPSNQKFTVASWDGGGVRGIIPITIIQDICKRSGLDPYEFIDMGIGTSTGGLLCAAYLGQKNDQPLFKASTLSDFWKDKIGEVFRNHTWLARLFPLSDGIFWVKYSADGLEKVIGEIADNTMDIKANMSAPTIFTSYDATVGKPFYFRSTDVENSLDKTIYKVKSVLRCTTAAPGYLPAAKITIDQEDHAFLDGGLANNNPSLIGYIEAQNLAGSRPIQVLSFGTGEVDYTVSYNRIARAGFLGVAPVVFNAFFAAMENHPTQELSKTLKDNFHRFQVYGLPSEHSGLDDVSSVPYLEEVAREWIEKNNDLLETVASSLKPKLDPSDPYAKTIEF
- a CDS encoding ribose-phosphate diphosphokinase, giving the protein MNIGRTNSLLDSYVLLGFEGDGVATKTAKLLNRKLISIKSRPFNDTSSHIKIDIEERLGLEHKKVCLIAGNCQKEGKTINDTTMEICFAINAAKQAGAAKIYLYLPYLGYARQDKVSLPGESLSASLVLQFFSMAGANKITVLDIHNEAIFGSLMGTSAVGVNHFAMQEFANKFKEKQESGVRLENLVVVAPDQGAVERGKLFLGAMKTAGFANVAFASFDKSRDYSQKGHVQAMHLKEVELPTGEMLQYENAQDALKGKTAIIIDDIVDTGGTLLKAVSENIVKRYGAEGAYAVITHGVLSGNALEKIAETEELKGMLITDSIPLRRSDVPSKLEVISCAPVFAEAIQQSIESD